The Paracholeplasma brassicae genome contains a region encoding:
- a CDS encoding DUF805 domain-containing protein, which produces MKKCPNCWNEVKPTDAVCPFCKEKLKRTFEYEAKLTDRSAYQNDKNLYVYALPFLFQKGLTFKGVSSRFEYFMGLFYLAVIFTLCAIYLNVLLPVFYLSIIPIINATTRRLHDSNRNAKDYLILLIPLMGIIFFFTYLVAETNPHSVYRDHIKKG; this is translated from the coding sequence ATGAAAAAATGTCCAAACTGTTGGAATGAAGTTAAACCGACCGATGCGGTTTGTCCTTTTTGCAAAGAAAAATTAAAGCGTACATTTGAATACGAAGCCAAACTAACTGATCGTAGTGCGTATCAAAATGATAAAAATCTATACGTCTATGCCCTACCATTCTTATTTCAAAAAGGACTCACATTTAAAGGCGTAAGTTCAAGGTTTGAGTATTTTATGGGACTCTTTTATTTAGCAGTAATCTTTACGTTATGTGCAATTTATCTAAACGTTTTACTGCCTGTGTTTTATCTTTCAATCATTCCAATCATTAACGCAACCACCAGACGTCTACACGATTCTAACCGAAACGCAAAAGACTACTTGATTTTACTCATTCCTTTAATGGGTATTATTTTCTTCTTTACCTATTTGGTAGCTGAAACAAACCCACACTCAGTTTATAGGGATCACATCAAAAAAGGATAA
- a CDS encoding formate--tetrahydrofolate ligase produces the protein MKDDVTISNEAKLVPIKEIIGKLGINEEHVSYYGKSIAKIDHKLTPEEEKQTDAKLILVTAITPTPFGEGKTTMSIALNDGLNRIGKKAMAALREPSLGPVLGMKGGATGGGYAQVVPKEKINLHFTGDLHAITTAHNFISAAIDNHFHFNNPLNLDKTRITWPRAMDMNDRALRSIETIYRKDSFLITAASEIMAIFSLASSIKDLRRRLDEILIGYDLSGNEVYLKALGITDSLLIILKEAIDPNLVQTLENNPVLIHGGPFANIAHGCNSVFATKKALKLADYVVTEAGFGADLGAQKFLDIKTKLIDKTPDVIVVVSTIRALKYHGNLKEENPMEQLRLGVSNLEAHLAHLSCYELPLVVSLNEFYNDTKEEIDFMMNHLKELGYPVVRVTSFKDGSIGAEQLANTVVELSKQTSQINYTYEKKDDLFQKAKKIASRMYGANDVVYSKKAQRKLSELNGTYKEFDVVVAKTPLSFSNDPKRRGLVHEFDLMIEDVRVSRGAGFVVLLTKGIITMPGLPEEPNAKKMFMDDFGNISGKI, from the coding sequence ATGAAAGATGACGTAACGATTTCAAATGAAGCCAAATTAGTTCCAATTAAAGAGATTATTGGTAAACTCGGGATTAACGAAGAACATGTATCTTACTATGGGAAATCAATCGCTAAGATTGATCATAAATTAACGCCCGAAGAAGAAAAACAAACGGATGCTAAATTAATTTTAGTAACGGCCATCACACCAACCCCCTTTGGAGAGGGAAAGACAACCATGTCAATTGCCTTAAACGATGGCTTAAACCGGATTGGTAAAAAAGCGATGGCTGCTTTAAGAGAGCCCTCACTTGGACCCGTCTTAGGTATGAAAGGCGGCGCAACCGGTGGTGGCTATGCGCAAGTCGTTCCAAAAGAAAAAATCAACCTACATTTTACTGGAGACTTACACGCGATAACAACGGCACATAATTTTATTAGTGCAGCCATCGATAATCACTTTCATTTTAATAACCCCTTAAACCTTGATAAAACCCGTATTACATGGCCAAGAGCCATGGACATGAATGATCGTGCCTTAAGAAGTATTGAAACCATCTATCGAAAAGACAGTTTTTTAATTACGGCTGCCTCTGAAATCATGGCGATTTTTAGCTTGGCAAGTTCAATTAAGGATTTAAGAAGAAGACTGGATGAGATCTTAATTGGTTATGACCTATCTGGAAATGAGGTATACCTAAAAGCACTTGGAATCACAGATAGCTTACTGATTATTTTAAAAGAAGCCATCGATCCAAACTTAGTCCAAACCTTAGAAAATAACCCGGTCTTAATTCATGGGGGGCCTTTTGCGAATATCGCACATGGATGTAATAGCGTTTTTGCGACAAAGAAGGCATTGAAATTGGCAGATTACGTGGTGACCGAAGCGGGCTTTGGGGCGGATTTAGGGGCTCAAAAATTCTTAGACATCAAAACCAAATTGATTGATAAAACACCCGATGTGATTGTGGTTGTTTCAACCATTAGAGCACTGAAGTATCATGGGAACTTAAAAGAAGAAAATCCTATGGAACAATTGCGATTAGGGGTATCGAATTTAGAGGCACATTTGGCGCATTTGAGTTGTTATGAACTACCTTTGGTGGTATCCCTAAATGAGTTTTATAACGACACAAAAGAAGAAATTGACTTTATGATGAATCACCTAAAAGAACTCGGTTATCCGGTGGTTCGTGTGACAAGTTTTAAGGATGGTTCAATTGGTGCAGAACAACTGGCAAACACCGTGGTTGAGCTTTCAAAACAAACAAGTCAGATCAATTACACGTACGAGAAAAAAGATGATTTATTTCAAAAAGCGAAAAAGATTGCTTCTCGTATGTATGGGGCAAATGATGTCGTTTACAGTAAAAAAGCACAAAGAAAACTAAGCGAACTTAACGGAACCTATAAAGAGTTTGATGTGGTCGTGGCTAAAACCCCATTGTCATTTTCAAATGACCCAAAAAGACGAGGTCTTGTTCATGAGTTTGATTTAATGATTGAGGACGTTAGAGTATCTAGGGGTGCAGGGTTTGTCGTTTTATTAACCAAAGGGATCATTACGATGCCAGGCTTACCAGAAGAACCAAATGCGAAGAAGATGTTTATGGATGATTTTGGGAACATCAGCGGCAAGATTTAA
- a CDS encoding flavodoxin → MSNILVAYWTATGNTQAMAVKVAEGANADLKEISEISPEDALQYEKIAFGCPAMGDTFEEAEEFLEWYEQLEAGLEGKKIAIFGSFGWGSGEWMEDWTDRIGQTTAVLFEEPLMANEAPSSDDEDACVSFGQRFSQF, encoded by the coding sequence ATGAGTAATATATTAGTAGCATACTGGACTGCAACAGGTAATACACAAGCAATGGCAGTTAAAGTTGCTGAAGGCGCAAATGCAGACTTAAAAGAAATTAGTGAAATCTCACCTGAAGATGCTCTTCAATACGAAAAAATCGCATTTGGTTGCCCAGCAATGGGGGACACATTCGAGGAGGCTGAAGAGTTCTTAGAATGGTATGAACAACTAGAAGCAGGTCTTGAAGGCAAGAAAATTGCCATCTTTGGATCCTTTGGTTGGGGTTCTGGTGAATGGATGGAAGATTGGACCGATCGTATCGGCCAAACAACCGCTGTTTTATTTGAAGAACCACTAATGGCAAACGAAGCACCTTCTTCAGACGACGAAGACGCTTGTGTGTCATTTGGCCAACGTTTCTCACAATTCTAA
- a CDS encoding glycosyltransferase family 2 protein translates to MDIIKESLIIVGSIFGVLTFYREIYKWIGFFMKSRTYPTTTIKREYAVLIPARNEEKVIGNLIDSIKLQNYDQSKITIFVVADNCTDQTAIVAKTHGAICYERFDDQKKRKGYALDYLVNRIKKDYDINAFDGFFVFDADNVLELDFIEEMNKAFVQTNSIVTSYRNTKNFDTNWISASYGIHFYRRSMAYHRPRSILGIGTHLSGTGFLMPTSVISDGFHFHELTEDTEMTMVTSANGMKIAYCESAIHYDEQPTSLKVALTQRLRWTKGRLNVFKKTWRNTIKGIFKSNGFTNYDLFFYLFPYSLVELGFQICLMVGGVITALLLGGSLNIRGLFIAVLLYYLAKYVSNLFYNTLAVIREKKNISCPFYKTVFFLIVSPWFQLISIYLMVVSLFKNVQWHPIIHSDSKTIDEIKQDKKTIQILNTKSVFWKVMETFGIVIGLLGLILFTYINQVIEISFMNRITYFVIPSMATISIVFFSSYVFNKKTGDERQNKKAKMSSKE, encoded by the coding sequence ATGGATATAATCAAAGAGTCACTAATCATCGTTGGATCGATTTTTGGTGTACTAACGTTTTATCGTGAAATATACAAATGGATTGGGTTTTTTATGAAATCAAGAACCTACCCCACAACGACAATTAAAAGAGAATATGCGGTGTTAATTCCGGCTAGAAACGAAGAAAAAGTCATTGGTAATTTGATTGACAGCATCAAACTTCAAAATTACGATCAATCTAAGATTACGATTTTTGTGGTTGCAGATAACTGCACTGACCAAACAGCCATTGTTGCAAAAACGCATGGGGCGATCTGTTATGAACGATTTGATGATCAGAAAAAGCGTAAGGGGTACGCCCTTGATTATCTGGTCAATAGAATAAAAAAAGATTATGACATCAATGCATTTGATGGATTTTTTGTCTTTGATGCCGATAATGTATTAGAGCTCGATTTTATCGAGGAAATGAATAAGGCATTTGTACAGACAAACAGCATTGTAACGAGTTATAGAAATACTAAAAACTTTGATACGAACTGGATATCTGCTTCGTATGGGATTCACTTTTATCGTCGGTCAATGGCGTATCACAGACCAAGAAGTATCTTAGGTATTGGTACACATTTAAGTGGAACGGGTTTTCTTATGCCAACCTCAGTCATTTCTGATGGGTTTCACTTTCACGAGCTTACGGAAGACACTGAAATGACAATGGTCACTTCGGCAAATGGCATGAAGATTGCTTATTGTGAAAGTGCAATCCATTACGATGAACAACCCACCTCATTAAAAGTAGCATTGACCCAACGGTTAAGATGGACAAAAGGCCGATTAAATGTCTTTAAGAAGACCTGGCGTAATACAATCAAAGGGATATTCAAATCGAATGGATTTACCAACTATGATCTATTCTTTTATTTATTTCCTTACAGTTTAGTCGAACTTGGATTTCAAATTTGTTTGATGGTTGGTGGTGTCATCACTGCACTCCTTTTGGGTGGGTCATTAAACATTCGTGGATTATTTATCGCGGTACTGTTATACTATTTGGCAAAATACGTTTCGAATTTATTTTATAATACACTCGCGGTAATCAGAGAGAAAAAAAACATTAGTTGCCCGTTTTACAAAACGGTATTTTTCTTAATCGTATCCCCTTGGTTTCAATTGATTAGTATTTACTTAATGGTGGTTAGTTTATTTAAAAACGTACAATGGCACCCGATCATACATAGCGATTCGAAAACAATTGATGAGATTAAACAAGATAAAAAAACAATCCAAATTTTGAATACAAAGTCAGTATTTTGGAAAGTGATGGAAACGTTTGGCATCGTCATTGGGTTATTAGGGTTAATCTTATTTACCTACATTAATCAGGTCATTGAGATTTCTTTTATGAACCGGATAACCTACTTTGTGATACCTTCAATGGCCACCATATCGATCGTTTTTTTCAGTAGTTATGTGTTTAATAAAAAAACAGGTGATGAAAGACAAAATAAAAAAGCTAAAATGAGTTCAAAAGAATAA
- the galE gene encoding UDP-glucose 4-epimerase GalE: MKILVTGGLGYIGSHTIVELVKKGHDVVIVDDLSNAQLETLDKLESITNKRLPFYEMNVTDEKRMEALFIQESFDALIHFAGFKAVGESVYKPLEYYYNNVVSTMILAKLCIKHHVAKFIFSSSATVYGDGVAPFSETSPLLRTTNPYGETKAMSERILMDTAFANKGFNPVLLRYFNPIGAHESGLLGELPNGIPNNLMPYVTQVAKGIREKLSVYGNDYDTIDGTGVRDYIHVVDLAKGHVAAVEADLNGANVFNLGTGKGTSVLEIIKAFESENNIKLNYQIVDRRAGDIATSYADVKKAKEVLGWEAKLGIKEMVKDAWYFEKNIK; encoded by the coding sequence TTGAAAATATTAGTAACCGGTGGGCTAGGGTATATTGGCTCACACACAATTGTTGAATTAGTTAAAAAAGGCCATGATGTTGTGATTGTTGATGATTTATCTAACGCTCAATTAGAGACACTTGATAAACTTGAGTCAATCACAAATAAACGCTTACCTTTTTATGAAATGAATGTAACCGATGAAAAACGAATGGAAGCTCTTTTCATCCAAGAATCATTTGACGCTTTGATCCATTTTGCGGGATTTAAAGCCGTAGGTGAATCGGTTTATAAACCATTAGAATACTATTATAATAACGTCGTATCTACGATGATTTTGGCAAAGTTATGTATAAAACACCACGTGGCTAAATTCATTTTTAGTTCGTCTGCAACGGTCTATGGCGATGGGGTAGCACCATTTAGTGAAACCTCACCACTCTTAAGAACAACGAACCCTTATGGGGAAACCAAAGCGATGAGTGAACGCATCTTAATGGATACTGCGTTTGCCAATAAAGGGTTTAATCCTGTCTTGCTTAGATATTTTAATCCGATTGGTGCGCACGAATCCGGCCTACTTGGTGAACTGCCAAATGGCATACCAAATAACTTAATGCCATACGTCACGCAAGTTGCCAAAGGCATTAGAGAAAAACTGAGTGTGTATGGCAATGACTACGACACCATCGATGGCACTGGTGTTAGAGACTACATTCACGTCGTGGATTTAGCTAAAGGTCACGTTGCGGCAGTCGAAGCAGATCTAAACGGTGCCAATGTCTTTAACTTAGGGACTGGAAAAGGGACATCGGTATTAGAAATTATCAAAGCCTTTGAAAGCGAAAACAACATTAAATTGAATTATCAAATCGTTGATCGCCGTGCAGGGGATATCGCAACGTCATACGCAGACGTCAAAAAAGCCAAGGAAGTCTTAGGTTGGGAAGCCAAACTAGGCATTAAAGAAATGGTTAAAGACGCTTGGTATTTTGAAAAAAACATCAAGTAA
- the rihC gene encoding ribonucleoside hydrolase RihC, whose protein sequence is MKKRPIIIDTDPGIDDAVAIAIALFDETLDVRLLTTVSGNVSVDKVTDNLLRLLKFWGKSVRVAKGAQKPLIQIREDASSVHGSSGMDGYEFPAVTYENLIEEHAVVALRNELLESKEKITLVPIGPLTNIALLLSTYPEVKEKIEEIILMGGSAGRGNYGVLSEFNIGFDPEAAKIVFESGLKITMAGLDVGLKALVYHEDSLEIKAQNKTGEMIYALFQKYRGGSLKTGLKMYDSTAIAYLLNKDLFETVYTHVSIETEGTYTKGATLVDLKGYLKKEPNVTVCLDIKQEEFSVWLKEALAKCI, encoded by the coding sequence ATGAAAAAAAGACCAATTATCATCGATACCGATCCAGGCATTGATGACGCAGTTGCCATTGCAATCGCGTTGTTTGATGAGACCTTAGACGTCCGTTTGTTAACAACCGTTTCTGGTAACGTCAGTGTAGACAAAGTCACAGACAATCTACTGAGATTGCTCAAGTTTTGGGGCAAATCCGTAAGAGTTGCCAAAGGGGCTCAAAAACCGCTGATACAAATCAGAGAAGACGCCTCGAGCGTCCATGGGTCAAGTGGAATGGATGGCTATGAATTTCCTGCCGTGACCTATGAAAACTTAATCGAAGAGCACGCCGTAGTTGCACTTAGAAATGAACTATTAGAGTCAAAAGAAAAAATCACATTGGTTCCAATCGGACCGTTAACCAATATTGCGTTGTTGTTAAGTACCTACCCTGAAGTAAAAGAGAAGATTGAAGAAATCATATTGATGGGTGGTTCTGCAGGTAGGGGTAATTATGGGGTATTATCTGAATTTAACATAGGATTTGATCCAGAAGCTGCCAAGATTGTGTTTGAATCGGGCTTGAAAATCACAATGGCTGGGCTTGATGTGGGATTAAAAGCGCTCGTTTATCACGAGGATTCCTTAGAAATCAAAGCACAAAACAAAACAGGTGAGATGATTTACGCCCTGTTTCAAAAATATCGTGGGGGTAGTTTGAAAACAGGGTTAAAAATGTATGATTCAACGGCAATTGCCTATTTATTAAATAAAGATTTATTTGAAACGGTTTACACGCACGTTTCAATTGAAACAGAGGGCACCTATACCAAAGGTGCAACCTTAGTCGATTTAAAAGGGTATCTAAAGAAAGAACCGAACGTCACGGTTTGCCTAGATATCAAACAAGAAGAATTTAGTGTATGGTTAAAAGAAGCACTAGCTAAGTGCATCTAG
- the purB gene encoding adenylosuccinate lyase, translating to MIARYQRQIMASIWSEENRFKSLFKVEIAASYAWMKLGLFDESVFKEIEQATYDIEEIKTLEKETKHDIIAFTRNISNRMNSEAKKWIHYGLTSTDVVDTAYALQFKEANDILEQDILSFMATLKRLAYSYKDTLCIGRTHGMHADLTSFGFKFALYYDEMKRNYERFVMARKTIEVGKISGAVGNFANVDPMVETIVCESLQINQAKSSTQVLARDSHAYYMTVLALIGSTLEKIATEIRHLSRNEIGEVSEAFGKNQKGSSAMPQKKNPISSENICGCSRVLRGYLTPAFENINLWHERDISHSSAERIIFEDATTLLDYMLNRYEQTLLGLVVNEKRMIENISFSFDTLYSQRVMTKLIDKGQTREDAYDLIQRLTKEAFNVRQSFKTLLLKEGNVTMWLNQDEIEACFTNDYYLKQIDYIFNRVFS from the coding sequence ATGATTGCTAGATATCAAAGACAAATTATGGCCAGCATATGGAGTGAAGAAAATCGCTTTAAATCGCTATTTAAAGTAGAAATTGCAGCTTCTTATGCTTGGATGAAGTTAGGCCTGTTTGATGAGTCCGTTTTTAAAGAAATTGAACAAGCAACCTACGACATCGAAGAAATCAAAACATTAGAAAAAGAAACCAAACACGACATCATCGCGTTTACGAGAAACATCTCAAACCGGATGAATAGTGAGGCTAAAAAATGGATTCACTATGGGTTAACTTCAACCGATGTGGTTGATACGGCTTACGCTCTTCAGTTTAAAGAAGCCAATGACATCCTAGAACAAGACATCTTAAGCTTTATGGCAACTTTAAAACGACTTGCCTACAGTTATAAAGACACGCTTTGTATAGGTCGAACGCACGGCATGCACGCAGACTTGACATCGTTTGGGTTTAAGTTTGCGCTTTATTACGATGAAATGAAACGCAACTACGAGCGTTTCGTGATGGCTAGAAAAACCATTGAAGTGGGTAAGATAAGTGGCGCTGTTGGTAATTTCGCAAACGTCGATCCAATGGTTGAGACGATTGTTTGTGAAAGCCTACAAATCAATCAAGCCAAAAGTTCGACTCAAGTCTTAGCGCGTGACTCACACGCGTATTATATGACAGTGCTTGCACTTATCGGCTCCACGCTAGAAAAAATCGCAACTGAAATTCGACACCTATCAAGAAATGAAATTGGTGAGGTTAGTGAAGCCTTTGGTAAAAATCAAAAAGGGTCATCTGCGATGCCTCAAAAGAAAAACCCAATTTCAAGTGAAAACATTTGTGGGTGTAGTAGGGTCTTAAGAGGGTATCTTACCCCTGCATTTGAAAACATCAACTTATGGCACGAAAGAGATATCTCTCATTCGAGTGCAGAACGCATCATCTTTGAAGACGCGACAACGCTACTTGACTACATGCTAAATCGTTATGAACAAACACTGTTGGGTTTGGTTGTGAATGAGAAACGAATGATTGAAAACATTTCATTTAGTTTTGATACACTTTATTCACAGCGCGTGATGACTAAGTTAATTGATAAAGGACAAACCAGAGAAGACGCCTATGACTTGATTCAACGTCTAACCAAAGAAGCGTTTAACGTGCGTCAAAGCTTCAAAACCCTGTTGTTAAAAGAAGGTAATGTAACGATGTGGTTGAATCAAGACGAGATAGAGGCTTGTTTTACAAACGATTATTATCTAAAACAAATCGACTATATTTTTAATCGCGTATTTTCTTAA
- the dcuC gene encoding C4-dicarboxylate transporter DcuC, with product MELVLMYVASVLAIAAVVFMLLKKLDIKITLLGVGMALIVIAMAMGKLPTKEFNDFMAPFNAIIDQFKATLPKAGLIILILGGYTAYMSKIGANDVTVNTLTKPLRGIRSAYVLVPIVFLLGNVLSLVIPSASNLAIILLATLYPVLRKSGMSTLTAAAVIATTATVMPTPLGGDNVAIAQALGMDVSTYVFRYHAIVSVPTLFFMAFVHYFWQMYLDKKDLKNGIVRQEDLEIEALKTINGGFVYKTVYTLLPLLPIVILLLVYVFNLLTKGTDIGMSVELVSLISFVIAIVCELIRKRNSKAVLEDTESFFRGMGNAMGIVALLVAAGVFVQGLKSIGIITHLQDVMTTANVPGFTLPLILVLLSAVIVILSGSGTALFYAMVPLMAPLALAAGISAYAVTVPMGLAGNLLRAVSPVSAVVVIVSGTTKQTPFNIVKRTAVPMVAGVVFMFVLSMLFFL from the coding sequence ATGGAACTAGTTTTAATGTATGTAGCATCGGTACTAGCGATTGCTGCGGTTGTATTTATGTTATTAAAGAAATTAGACATCAAGATTACTTTACTTGGTGTCGGGATGGCATTAATTGTGATTGCAATGGCAATGGGCAAACTGCCAACCAAAGAATTTAATGATTTCATGGCACCATTTAATGCGATCATTGATCAGTTTAAAGCCACCCTGCCAAAAGCCGGGCTAATCATCCTAATCTTAGGTGGTTATACGGCTTACATGAGTAAGATTGGGGCAAACGATGTAACGGTTAATACTTTAACTAAGCCACTTAGAGGTATTCGTTCAGCTTATGTGTTAGTGCCAATTGTGTTCTTACTTGGAAACGTCTTATCTTTAGTCATTCCAAGCGCATCAAATTTAGCTATCATTCTATTAGCGACCTTATACCCTGTTTTAAGAAAATCAGGGATGAGCACACTAACAGCCGCAGCGGTTATCGCAACCACGGCAACCGTTATGCCGACACCACTTGGGGGGGATAACGTTGCCATCGCTCAAGCCTTGGGTATGGATGTATCAACTTATGTGTTTAGATACCATGCGATTGTATCTGTACCAACCTTATTCTTTATGGCATTTGTCCATTATTTCTGGCAAATGTATTTAGATAAGAAAGATCTTAAAAATGGGATTGTTAGACAAGAAGATTTAGAAATCGAAGCGTTAAAGACAATCAATGGTGGATTCGTGTATAAGACGGTTTATACACTATTACCACTCTTACCAATCGTGATTTTATTACTTGTCTATGTCTTTAATCTACTAACAAAAGGCACCGATATTGGCATGTCAGTTGAACTGGTTTCATTAATTTCATTTGTCATAGCGATTGTTTGTGAATTGATTAGAAAGAGAAACTCAAAAGCAGTCTTAGAAGACACAGAATCATTCTTTAGAGGCATGGGTAATGCCATGGGTATTGTGGCACTATTGGTTGCTGCTGGTGTATTTGTTCAAGGCTTAAAATCGATTGGTATTATCACGCACTTACAAGACGTGATGACGACTGCAAACGTACCAGGGTTTACACTACCACTAATCCTTGTGTTACTATCAGCTGTAATTGTCATCTTATCAGGTTCAGGTACCGCATTATTCTATGCAATGGTTCCATTAATGGCACCATTAGCACTTGCTGCAGGCATTAGTGCTTATGCAGTTACAGTTCCTATGGGACTTGCAGGAAACTTACTAAGAGCCGTATCACCAGTATCGGCCGTGGTTGTTATCGTTTCAGGAACAACCAAACAAACACCATTTAACATCGTCAAACGTACGGCGGTTCCGATGGTTGCTGGTGTGGTATTCATGTTTGTACTTTCAATGTTATTCTTCTTATAA
- a CDS encoding bifunctional 5,10-methylenetetrahydrofolate dehydrogenase/5,10-methenyltetrahydrofolate cyclohydrolase, with translation MLLDGKNSAKEYEDSLRLKIDKIKEKSGRAPHLTVIMVGNNEASKTYVSSKKKACLRVGMTSDIKYLDESIKEDELIALIESLNKNDDIDGILVQLPLPKHINESLVVNTVDPLKDVDGLTILNAGKVFTKTGGVAPATPKGIMMLLEKYNINVCGMHAVVVGRSNLVGLPIAKLLNDSDATVTLCHRQTRHLSTFTKSADLLVVAVGKKDMITKDMVKPGAIVIDVGINRMDGKLYGDVSSEVSSIASYFTPVPGGVGPMTINALLHNLLELYEVRHDC, from the coding sequence ATGTTATTAGATGGAAAAAATAGCGCAAAAGAATACGAAGATAGTTTGCGTCTTAAAATAGATAAAATCAAAGAAAAAAGTGGTAGAGCGCCACATTTAACAGTCATCATGGTTGGCAATAATGAAGCTTCAAAAACATACGTATCAAGTAAAAAGAAAGCATGCCTTCGTGTAGGGATGACCTCAGACATCAAGTATTTAGACGAAAGCATTAAAGAAGATGAATTAATTGCGCTAATTGAATCACTCAATAAGAATGATGATATCGATGGTATTTTAGTTCAACTACCACTACCTAAACACATCAATGAATCTTTGGTTGTAAACACCGTAGATCCTTTAAAAGACGTGGATGGACTTACGATTCTTAATGCGGGTAAAGTATTTACAAAAACGGGTGGGGTTGCACCGGCCACACCAAAAGGAATTATGATGTTGCTTGAAAAATACAACATCAACGTCTGCGGGATGCACGCAGTGGTTGTCGGTAGATCTAACCTCGTTGGACTTCCGATCGCAAAACTGTTAAATGACTCAGATGCGACGGTTACGCTATGCCACAGGCAAACCAGACATCTAAGTACCTTTACAAAGTCTGCGGATCTACTTGTGGTTGCGGTGGGTAAAAAAGATATGATCACCAAAGACATGGTTAAACCAGGGGCAATCGTGATTGACGTTGGCATCAACCGAATGGACGGTAAGCTATATGGTGACGTATCAAGCGAAGTCTCAAGCATTGCTAGCTACTTCACGCCAGTCCCAGGTGGTGTCGGTCCAATGACCATAAATGCATTATTACACAATCTATTAGAACTATATGAGGTAAGACATGATTGCTAG